One stretch of Streptomyces sp. A2-16 DNA includes these proteins:
- a CDS encoding family 78 glycoside hydrolase catalytic domain, with protein MGERWNRRNFLRGTAATAGTGIVAAAGGTTAAAATGAPTAGRAARTPRGGGLEVVRTSVEYADTLLGTDAERPRLSWELAAPGRGARQTAYRIRVTRDRWGGPPVWDSGKVTSDRTVGIVYDGPAPLPRTRYHWRVQVWDAAGRASRWSEPRWWETTLSPTDWKARWIGADAPEQPPSFEGASWIWSPGATTSDAPEGPRWFRARLALPAGTDVRRATVVATADDDFTLYVDGEQVLGAPQQTDGWRTGRTADVTARVRAAGAEVVVAALATNRGGASVNPGGLLVRLIVDTASGPPLHLVTGPGWRSAEAEQQGWQRPDFDDSGWAQAVVLAPYGQGPWGSGVTVAVPEQPAPLLRRSFTVPRKITRARLYISGLAYYEAEINGRRVGHQVLDPGFTDYDETVLYAVHDVTGLLKRGENALGVTLGRGFFGMTTPNVWNWHNPPWHGEPRLLAQLEIDHPDGSRTTVVSDGDWRLTEGPTRSDSLYAGETYDARLAPAGWSSPGFDDTGWRVPGVQPAPRGKLRAQPHDPIEIVETVRPSAISELVPGVHLVDMGRTMAGWTRLTVRGAAEGTVVRLTHGEKLRSDGSVHAQTDHVPGRFQTDEYICAGGREEVWEPSFSYKGFRYVQISGLPARPTLDQVLGRVVHTRVEEVSSFACSEPFYEWLDGAMRRTVLNNLHGIPTDTPMYEKNGWTGDAQLGAPVMTYAFGVHRFLSKWLGDLADSQTGAGQLPVIVPSGGWGYGDLGPSPEWTTVYPFVAREMFRVYGDERAARDHWAPLVRYLDWELSRLRDGLAITALGDYLPPGYGGNPPEDTRLTATAYLHRALLHTAELGDLLGEGPTSARYRQAADGLRTAFNAAFLAPEGHYRTSKDPDYRQTSNAIPLAFGLVPAGARASVLDSLVKDIEQRGNHLNTGALGTSVLLRVLCAQGRPDVAHAIATQRTYPSWGYWHENGADTMWEMWPLDSRSRDHYFQGTVAQWLYENVAGLRPGDAGYRTFTVRPDARTGVNWARTSIRTVRGPAAVSWTRVDDRLRLSVRVPVGATADVHVPGTDRSRVTAPTGARHLRTEPGFVLYRVAHGEWEFTGEA; from the coding sequence ATGGGTGAGAGATGGAACCGCAGGAACTTCCTGCGAGGCACCGCCGCGACGGCGGGCACAGGCATCGTCGCGGCCGCCGGCGGCACGACGGCCGCGGCGGCCACCGGCGCACCGACGGCGGGCAGGGCGGCGCGCACACCGCGGGGCGGCGGGCTCGAGGTCGTGAGGACCAGCGTGGAGTACGCCGACACGCTGCTCGGCACGGACGCCGAACGGCCCCGGCTCTCCTGGGAGTTGGCGGCACCCGGGCGCGGTGCCCGGCAGACGGCGTACCGGATACGGGTGACCAGAGACCGCTGGGGAGGTCCGCCGGTCTGGGACTCCGGAAAGGTCACCTCGGACCGGACCGTCGGCATCGTCTACGACGGCCCCGCGCCGCTCCCCCGCACCCGCTACCACTGGCGGGTCCAGGTGTGGGACGCGGCGGGACGCGCGTCGCGCTGGAGCGAACCCCGCTGGTGGGAGACAACGTTGTCGCCCACCGACTGGAAGGCCCGGTGGATCGGCGCCGACGCCCCGGAGCAACCCCCCTCCTTCGAGGGGGCGTCGTGGATCTGGTCACCGGGCGCCACCACCTCCGACGCCCCGGAGGGACCACGCTGGTTCAGGGCACGGCTGGCACTGCCCGCGGGCACGGACGTACGCCGGGCCACCGTGGTCGCCACCGCCGACGACGACTTCACGCTGTACGTCGACGGCGAGCAGGTGCTCGGCGCCCCGCAGCAGACGGACGGCTGGCGCACCGGCCGGACGGCGGACGTCACCGCGCGGGTGCGGGCCGCCGGTGCGGAGGTCGTCGTGGCCGCCCTCGCCACCAACCGCGGCGGCGCGTCCGTCAATCCGGGCGGCCTGCTGGTGCGTCTGATCGTCGACACGGCCTCCGGGCCGCCCCTCCACCTGGTCACCGGGCCCGGTTGGCGCAGCGCCGAAGCCGAGCAACAGGGCTGGCAGCGACCGGACTTCGACGACTCCGGCTGGGCACAGGCCGTCGTCCTCGCGCCCTACGGACAAGGTCCCTGGGGCTCCGGCGTGACCGTCGCGGTGCCGGAGCAGCCCGCGCCCCTGCTCCGCCGCTCCTTCACCGTGCCCCGGAAGATCACCCGGGCCCGGCTGTACATCAGCGGACTCGCCTACTACGAGGCGGAGATCAACGGCCGCCGCGTCGGACACCAGGTCCTCGACCCGGGCTTCACCGACTACGACGAGACCGTGCTGTACGCCGTCCACGACGTGACCGGGCTGCTGAAGCGGGGCGAGAACGCCCTGGGCGTCACCCTCGGCCGCGGCTTCTTCGGCATGACCACCCCCAACGTCTGGAACTGGCACAACCCGCCCTGGCACGGCGAACCCCGCCTCCTCGCCCAGCTCGAGATCGACCACCCGGACGGCTCCCGCACGACCGTCGTCTCGGACGGCGACTGGCGGCTGACCGAGGGCCCGACCCGCTCCGACTCCCTCTATGCCGGCGAGACCTACGACGCCCGCCTGGCCCCGGCGGGATGGAGCAGCCCGGGTTTCGACGACACCGGCTGGCGCGTGCCGGGCGTGCAACCGGCGCCCCGGGGAAAGCTGCGCGCCCAGCCGCACGACCCGATCGAGATCGTGGAGACGGTACGCCCCAGCGCGATCAGCGAACTCGTCCCCGGTGTCCACCTCGTCGACATGGGCCGCACGATGGCGGGCTGGACGCGCCTGACCGTCCGGGGCGCCGCCGAGGGCACCGTCGTACGCCTGACCCACGGCGAGAAACTGCGGTCCGACGGCAGTGTGCACGCCCAGACCGACCACGTCCCCGGCCGCTTCCAGACGGACGAGTACATCTGCGCGGGCGGCCGCGAGGAGGTCTGGGAGCCGTCGTTCTCCTACAAGGGCTTCCGCTACGTGCAGATCAGCGGACTGCCCGCCCGCCCCACCCTCGACCAGGTGCTCGGCCGCGTGGTGCACACCCGGGTCGAGGAGGTGAGCTCCTTCGCCTGCTCCGAGCCGTTCTACGAGTGGCTGGACGGGGCCATGCGCCGCACGGTCCTGAACAACCTGCACGGCATCCCGACCGACACACCGATGTACGAGAAGAACGGCTGGACCGGCGACGCCCAACTCGGGGCGCCCGTCATGACGTACGCCTTCGGAGTGCACCGCTTCCTGTCCAAGTGGCTCGGCGACCTGGCCGACAGCCAGACCGGCGCGGGCCAGCTCCCGGTGATCGTGCCGAGCGGCGGCTGGGGCTACGGCGATCTCGGGCCCTCCCCCGAGTGGACCACGGTCTACCCCTTCGTGGCGCGCGAGATGTTCCGGGTCTACGGCGACGAGCGCGCCGCCCGCGACCACTGGGCCCCGCTGGTGCGCTACCTGGACTGGGAGCTGTCCCGGCTGAGGGACGGACTCGCGATCACCGCGCTCGGCGACTACCTGCCTCCCGGTTACGGCGGCAACCCGCCCGAGGACACCCGGCTGACCGCGACGGCGTACCTGCACCGCGCCCTGCTGCACACCGCCGAGCTGGGCGACCTGCTGGGCGAGGGACCCACGTCCGCCCGCTACCGACAGGCCGCGGACGGCCTCCGGACCGCCTTCAACGCGGCCTTCCTCGCCCCCGAGGGCCACTACCGCACGTCAAAGGACCCGGACTACCGGCAGACGTCCAACGCGATCCCCCTCGCCTTCGGACTCGTGCCCGCCGGCGCCCGCGCCTCCGTCCTCGACAGCCTGGTGAAGGACATCGAGCAGCGCGGCAACCACCTCAACACCGGGGCCCTCGGCACCAGCGTGCTGCTGCGGGTGCTGTGCGCGCAGGGCCGCCCGGACGTGGCCCACGCGATCGCCACGCAGCGGACCTACCCGAGCTGGGGGTACTGGCACGAGAACGGCGCGGACACCATGTGGGAGATGTGGCCCCTGGACTCCCGCTCCCGCGACCACTACTTCCAGGGCACGGTGGCGCAGTGGCTCTACGAGAACGTCGCCGGCCTGCGCCCCGGTGACGCCGGCTACCGCACCTTCACGGTCCGCCCCGACGCCCGTACGGGAGTGAACTGGGCCCGCACCTCGATCCGCACGGTCCGCGGGCCCGCCGCGGTGTCCTGGACCCGCGTCGACGACCGTCTGCGCCTGTCGGTACGGGTCCCGGTGGGCGCGACGGCGGACGTCCACGTACCGGGCACCGACAGGTCCCGGGTCACTGCTCCGACGGGTGCGCGACACCTGCGGACCGAACCCGGCTTCGTGCTGTACCGGGTGGCGCACGGGGAGTGGGAGTTCACGGGGGAGGCCTGA